In Rhodopirellula bahusiensis, a genomic segment contains:
- a CDS encoding sulfatase family protein, giving the protein MCVCLMQGIAAAGPPNFVVIFTDDQGYQDVGCFGSPDIRTPRLDAMAREGMKFTNFYAQPICGPSRAALMTGCYPLRVAERGHTKQIHPILHEDEITIAEVLKTQGYATACFGKWDLAKHTQTGFFPDLLPTGQGFDYFYGTPTSNDRVANLYRNKELIDPDSDMATLTQRYTDEAISFIEQNQDQPFFVYIPHTMPHTRLDASQAFKGKSKRGLYGDVIEEIDFNVGRILDTLSELKLADNTYVLFTSDNGPWLVKNKGHVDGHRPSDHGGSAGPLRSGKVSSFEGGVRVPAILWGPDKVPAGTVCDSIATTMDVMPTLAALAGADVPSDRVIDGEDIRHLFHGEFDQADPDKAFFYYLRVHLQAVRQGKWKLHLPREKEPIGVAPFSRNSHIAPKDRIGFESPFLVDLQNDLGETTNVAAENPQVVERLLGLAESMREDLGDFDRVGTNMRFFDPLDARPTKPPVPAPAARKGKSSHSGK; this is encoded by the coding sequence ATGTGCGTGTGCCTGATGCAGGGAATCGCGGCCGCCGGGCCGCCTAACTTTGTCGTCATCTTCACCGACGACCAAGGCTACCAGGACGTGGGCTGTTTTGGCTCGCCCGACATCCGTACGCCGCGGTTGGATGCGATGGCAAGGGAAGGCATGAAGTTCACCAACTTCTACGCTCAGCCCATCTGCGGACCATCGCGAGCCGCCTTGATGACCGGTTGCTACCCGCTGCGGGTGGCGGAACGAGGGCACACCAAGCAGATTCACCCGATCTTGCACGAAGACGAAATCACTATCGCGGAAGTGCTGAAAACACAAGGCTACGCCACGGCTTGCTTTGGCAAGTGGGATCTCGCCAAACACACGCAGACCGGCTTCTTCCCCGATTTGCTTCCGACCGGTCAGGGATTTGACTACTTCTACGGAACCCCCACCAGCAATGACCGTGTGGCGAATCTGTACCGCAACAAAGAGCTGATCGATCCTGATTCCGACATGGCGACGTTGACTCAGCGTTACACCGACGAAGCCATCTCGTTCATCGAACAGAACCAAGACCAACCATTCTTTGTCTACATCCCTCATACGATGCCGCACACGCGGTTGGATGCGTCCCAAGCGTTCAAAGGCAAAAGCAAACGTGGCCTGTATGGCGATGTCATTGAAGAGATCGATTTCAACGTCGGCAGGATCCTGGACACACTCAGCGAACTGAAGCTCGCCGATAACACCTACGTTCTTTTCACCAGCGACAATGGTCCTTGGTTGGTCAAGAACAAAGGGCATGTGGACGGGCATCGCCCAAGTGATCACGGTGGGTCCGCTGGTCCGCTACGAAGCGGCAAAGTGTCCTCCTTCGAAGGTGGCGTGCGAGTCCCCGCGATTCTTTGGGGACCAGACAAAGTGCCCGCGGGAACGGTTTGCGATTCGATTGCGACGACCATGGACGTGATGCCAACCTTGGCTGCTCTCGCCGGAGCCGACGTTCCGTCCGATCGAGTGATCGACGGCGAAGACATCCGTCATCTCTTTCACGGTGAATTTGACCAAGCCGATCCTGACAAGGCGTTCTTCTATTACCTTCGAGTCCATCTGCAGGCCGTTCGGCAGGGCAAATGGAAGCTCCATTTGCCCCGCGAAAAAGAACCGATCGGAGTTGCCCCGTTCAGTCGCAATTCGCACATCGCTCCCAAGGACCGAATCGGTTTTGAGAGTCCCTTCCTGGTTGATTTGCAAAACGACTTGGGCGAGACAACGAACGTGGCGGCGGAAAATCCACAAGTCGTTGAAAGACTGCTGGGGCTAGCTGAATCGATGCGAGAAGACCTCGGCGACTTCGACCGAGTCGGAACAAACATGCGGTTCTTCGACCCGCTGGATGCTCGCCCGACGAAGCCGCCCGTGCCCGCACCAGCCGCTCGCAAAGGCAAGTCGTCTCATTCGGGCAAATGA
- a CDS encoding SMP-30/gluconolactonase/LRE family protein: MKSLQILPTLLLCLTTNMVVAQDVAHSFLACGQKTYIMGADGEASWTYPSATRDGYVLDDGTIILTVNKSKRHRGGAVVQIAPDGKETLIWKGTQSEVNSAQPTADGTFVITEAGNNPRLLEISATGEVILEFPLACQKKNHHMQTRMARKLADGTYLAPHLLDFAVFHYSPEGEVLGKLDTTVPGDTDHKIHTWPFTAIRHGDGQTLVCCTHGNRVIDFDADGNVIWTLTNEDLPGAWLQDPCGAQLLPNGNVVITSYAGGRADVDAPKLMEVTRDKQVVWTYRDGQKVGVHHFQLLTTNGEKIAGPILK, encoded by the coding sequence ATGAAATCACTCCAAATTCTGCCCACCCTTCTACTCTGCCTCACTACCAACATGGTGGTAGCGCAAGACGTCGCGCACAGTTTCCTGGCGTGCGGGCAAAAGACATACATCATGGGAGCCGACGGCGAGGCAAGCTGGACCTATCCGTCCGCAACACGCGATGGTTACGTGCTCGACGATGGAACGATCATTCTGACGGTCAACAAATCCAAACGTCATCGCGGAGGAGCCGTCGTCCAAATCGCTCCTGACGGAAAAGAGACGTTGATCTGGAAAGGCACCCAAAGCGAAGTCAACAGCGCTCAGCCAACCGCCGACGGCACGTTTGTCATCACGGAAGCGGGCAACAACCCCAGATTGCTCGAAATCAGTGCCACCGGCGAGGTGATTCTAGAGTTCCCGCTGGCGTGCCAGAAGAAGAACCATCACATGCAGACTCGGATGGCTCGCAAACTTGCCGACGGAACCTATCTCGCTCCGCACCTTTTGGACTTCGCCGTTTTCCACTATTCGCCAGAAGGCGAGGTCCTTGGCAAATTGGACACAACCGTCCCCGGTGACACCGATCACAAGATCCACACATGGCCATTCACCGCCATTCGACATGGCGATGGACAGACACTTGTTTGCTGCACCCATGGCAACCGAGTGATCGACTTCGACGCTGACGGAAACGTCATCTGGACGCTGACCAACGAAGACCTTCCCGGTGCATGGCTGCAAGACCCATGCGGTGCTCAGCTACTTCCCAATGGCAACGTCGTCATCACCAGCTACGCGGGCGGCCGAGCCGACGTGGACGCACCTAAACTCATGGAAGTGACGCGAGACAAGCAAGTCGTGTGGACCTACCGCGACGGCCAAAAGGTCGGCGTTCACCACTTCCAGCTTCTCACCACCAACGGGGAAAAAATCGCCGGCCCCATCCTCAAATAA
- a CDS encoding sulfatase-like hydrolase/transferase: protein MPSSLSTKAVCAAVAIVFFAMRGVCVAEHHDIYLLAGQSNMDGRGHTSELTEEQKSPIEEAIIFYRNVPHSSDGWQTLAPGFSIPPKYKGEIPSPTFGPEIGFARSMLKTDPAQKLALIKGSKGGSSLRVDWKPGVQGDSDSQGPRYRDFIETIRMATKQLSDRGDQFTIRGMLWHQGESDSKSSTGVYQRRLDELIVRIREDVGVPDLPIVVGEVFDNGKRDSVRAAIQLVAAESSTVGLVSSEGTKTWDPGTHFDASSQLLLGERYAAAMSQLPAPAPVADLSASVQHKTNRPNVLFITVDDLNDWVGCLGGNPDAQTPNLDRFAQQSVLFNNAHCQVALCYASRASFMTGMYASKTGIYNNSSKSAHDAYHRAKQMPVWFGDSGYRTMCMGKIYHNDHGKKAYWDEIGPKTLRWGPEPPNGRQFAKRFGKDAQDSLAWAALDIEVGGMPDEQIAAWGIEKLDQEYDQPFFLSLGFYKPHTPMTAPKRYFDQFDRDSLTLPKVLKNDLDDVPEIGRRWVLDRSKLIAEEAVKQYSPSYRRELVHAYHACVALIDDCIGQVLRKLDNSPYADNTIVVLCSDHGWHLGEKNHWRKWMPWEESTRSLLIVRTPDSVGSGNVCQRTVGLIDIYPTLAELCELPPPGGLQGLSFRRLLDNPDGPWDRPALTSTKAGNHTVRSDRWRYIRYVDGSEELYDHDVDPNEWHNLANDPSMNSIKQQHAEWIDRLTQSE from the coding sequence ATGCCCTCGTCTCTTTCAACAAAAGCTGTCTGTGCCGCGGTGGCGATTGTCTTTTTCGCGATGCGCGGCGTTTGCGTCGCCGAGCACCACGACATCTACCTTCTCGCTGGCCAATCCAACATGGATGGCCGCGGCCATACCAGCGAACTGACGGAAGAACAGAAAAGCCCGATCGAAGAGGCGATCATCTTCTATCGAAACGTTCCTCACTCGAGCGACGGTTGGCAGACGCTCGCTCCCGGATTCAGCATCCCGCCGAAGTACAAAGGCGAAATTCCGTCGCCTACCTTTGGTCCTGAGATCGGCTTTGCACGTTCGATGTTGAAAACCGATCCAGCTCAAAAACTGGCGTTGATCAAGGGTTCCAAGGGTGGCTCCAGCCTGCGAGTTGACTGGAAGCCAGGCGTGCAGGGAGACTCCGATAGCCAAGGCCCACGCTATCGAGATTTCATCGAAACCATTCGAATGGCGACCAAGCAACTGAGTGACCGTGGCGACCAATTCACGATCCGAGGAATGCTTTGGCACCAAGGAGAATCGGATTCAAAGTCGAGCACGGGAGTGTACCAACGGCGACTCGACGAACTGATCGTTCGAATCCGCGAGGACGTTGGCGTTCCGGATTTGCCCATCGTCGTGGGCGAAGTGTTTGACAATGGAAAACGCGACAGCGTCCGTGCCGCGATCCAATTGGTCGCTGCAGAAAGCTCCACCGTGGGATTGGTTTCGTCCGAGGGCACGAAGACTTGGGACCCCGGAACGCATTTCGACGCAAGCAGCCAACTGTTGCTGGGGGAACGCTATGCCGCCGCGATGAGCCAACTTCCCGCTCCCGCTCCGGTTGCCGATCTCTCCGCCTCCGTGCAACACAAAACGAATCGCCCCAATGTTTTGTTCATCACAGTGGATGACCTCAACGACTGGGTCGGATGCCTTGGAGGCAATCCCGACGCTCAAACACCGAACTTGGATCGCTTCGCTCAGCAAAGTGTTTTGTTCAACAATGCACATTGCCAAGTCGCTCTTTGTTACGCGTCACGAGCGTCCTTCATGACCGGCATGTACGCCTCCAAAACCGGCATCTACAACAACTCGTCGAAGTCAGCCCACGACGCTTACCACCGAGCCAAACAGATGCCGGTTTGGTTTGGTGATTCCGGATATCGGACGATGTGCATGGGCAAGATCTACCACAACGATCATGGCAAGAAGGCCTATTGGGACGAGATCGGGCCGAAGACATTGCGTTGGGGACCTGAACCTCCCAACGGTCGACAATTCGCAAAGCGTTTCGGCAAAGACGCCCAAGACTCCTTGGCATGGGCGGCGTTGGACATCGAAGTAGGTGGCATGCCCGACGAACAGATCGCGGCTTGGGGAATCGAAAAGCTCGACCAGGAATACGATCAGCCATTCTTCCTGTCGCTGGGTTTCTACAAACCGCACACGCCTATGACGGCTCCGAAACGCTATTTCGATCAGTTCGATCGAGACAGCCTGACGTTGCCGAAAGTACTGAAGAACGACTTGGACGATGTGCCTGAAATCGGGCGACGCTGGGTGCTCGACCGAAGCAAGCTGATCGCGGAAGAAGCGGTCAAACAATACAGCCCTTCCTACCGACGCGAACTCGTCCACGCTTACCACGCCTGCGTCGCGTTGATCGACGACTGCATCGGACAAGTGCTCCGCAAACTGGACAACAGCCCCTACGCGGACAACACAATCGTCGTTCTGTGTTCGGATCACGGCTGGCATCTCGGCGAAAAGAACCACTGGCGAAAGTGGATGCCCTGGGAAGAATCAACCCGCAGCCTCTTGATCGTGCGAACTCCCGACTCGGTGGGCTCCGGAAACGTCTGCCAACGAACCGTGGGATTGATCGACATCTACCCGACCTTGGCGGAACTCTGCGAATTGCCGCCTCCCGGTGGGCTGCAAGGGTTGAGCTTTCGAAGACTGCTCGACAATCCAGACGGCCCCTGGGATCGTCCCGCACTCACGTCAACCAAAGCGGGCAACCACACGGTTCGTTCCGACCGTTGGCGATACATCCGCTACGTTGATGGATCGGAAGAACTCTATGATCACGACGTCGATCCGAACGAGTGGCATAACTTGGCGAATGACCCATCGATGAATTCCATCAAGCAACAACATGCGGAATGGATCGACCGCCTCACCCAATCAGAGTGA
- a CDS encoding sulfatase-like hydrolase/transferase → MNFPTRIAFLFFALILGVPATQSIAETTDFNPPNVILLMSDDQGWGDVGFNGNEVVQTPNLDAMASAGVRFDRFYAAAPLCSPTRGSCLTGRYPFRFGILAAHTGGMRVGEITIAEMLQKRGYATGMFGKWHIGWVKPDEVSTRGFYSPPSHHGFDEYFATTSAVPTWDPTITPEDWDSWGNEPGEPWKGGFPYVHNGHEAKENLAGDDSRVIMDRVIPFIEANQAKPFFATVWFHAPHEPVVAGEEFKKLYPKAGSKRKNYYGCITAMDQQVGRLRVKLRELGIEKHTVVFFCSDNGPSDGLAKKGVASAGPFKGHKHTMYEGGLLVPACAEWPGMIPEGTSTTVRCSTVDFLPTVASIVGDSMVQKATRPIDGIDLMPVILGEVENRDRDLFFGYRRLHQGIDGQSIISGDWKLLQEAKKNGRLRLYDLSKDPYEKQDLSEKMPERTEQLRKQLVELQASCQRSRDGGDYRY, encoded by the coding sequence ATGAACTTCCCAACGCGAATTGCTTTTCTATTTTTCGCTCTCATTCTCGGGGTTCCGGCGACGCAATCGATCGCGGAAACCACTGACTTCAATCCGCCCAACGTCATTTTGTTGATGAGCGACGATCAGGGATGGGGAGATGTCGGGTTCAACGGCAACGAAGTCGTGCAAACACCCAACTTGGATGCAATGGCTTCGGCCGGTGTGCGTTTCGATCGCTTCTACGCCGCCGCTCCGCTTTGCTCACCGACTCGAGGCAGCTGCCTGACGGGACGCTACCCATTTCGCTTCGGAATCCTGGCCGCTCACACTGGCGGCATGCGTGTCGGAGAGATCACGATCGCTGAAATGCTTCAAAAACGAGGCTATGCGACTGGCATGTTCGGTAAGTGGCACATCGGATGGGTGAAGCCCGACGAGGTCAGCACGCGTGGTTTCTACTCGCCTCCATCCCATCATGGTTTTGATGAATACTTCGCCACGACCAGCGCCGTGCCAACGTGGGATCCAACAATCACACCGGAAGACTGGGACAGTTGGGGAAACGAACCGGGAGAACCTTGGAAAGGTGGCTTCCCCTATGTTCACAACGGTCATGAAGCAAAAGAAAATCTCGCGGGAGACGATAGCCGAGTCATCATGGATCGCGTGATCCCGTTCATCGAAGCGAACCAAGCCAAACCATTCTTTGCCACGGTTTGGTTTCATGCTCCCCATGAACCGGTCGTCGCCGGCGAGGAGTTCAAGAAGCTGTATCCAAAAGCGGGCAGCAAACGGAAGAACTACTACGGATGCATCACGGCGATGGACCAACAAGTTGGCCGCCTGCGTGTCAAACTGCGGGAACTCGGGATCGAAAAGCACACGGTCGTTTTCTTTTGCAGTGACAATGGACCGTCGGACGGATTAGCAAAGAAGGGCGTCGCATCAGCCGGCCCATTCAAAGGGCATAAACACACAATGTACGAGGGCGGCCTACTGGTACCTGCCTGTGCGGAGTGGCCCGGCATGATTCCGGAGGGGACCTCCACCACCGTGCGATGCAGCACGGTCGATTTCCTGCCAACGGTTGCCTCCATCGTCGGTGACTCGATGGTGCAAAAAGCGACCCGGCCAATCGATGGCATCGACCTGATGCCGGTGATCCTTGGCGAAGTAGAAAACCGAGACCGAGATTTGTTCTTTGGCTATCGTCGATTGCACCAGGGGATCGATGGGCAATCGATCATTTCTGGCGACTGGAAACTGCTGCAAGAAGCCAAGAAAAACGGACGGTTGCGGCTGTATGATCTCTCGAAGGATCCGTACGAGAAACAGGATCTCTCCGAGAAAATGCCCGAACGCACCGAGCAACTTCGCAAACAGCTCGTGGAGCTTCAGGCCAGTTGCCAACGAAGCCGCGACGGCGGCGACTACCGATATTGA
- a CDS encoding chemotaxis protein CheB codes for MNDQQKDKLRQCSTGEKPEIVVAIGGSAGAFQEIVKIVEYMPNWFSGTVIIATHRTPNHKNTLAELLGHKARVAVEEPEDEECLECTTIYIGNSRDRVEVDENAFDVNEDVSFRARLRRIDDLFLSVAASAGCDAVGVILSGMLDDGTRGLKAIADAGGVCMIQCPEQAERDSMPLNALSAVPSARIGITEEIISWLMEMSAERGAL; via the coding sequence TTGAACGATCAACAGAAGGACAAATTGCGACAATGCTCAACGGGTGAGAAACCTGAAATCGTTGTGGCGATCGGTGGTTCAGCCGGAGCGTTTCAGGAGATCGTCAAGATTGTCGAGTACATGCCAAATTGGTTTTCTGGCACGGTCATCATTGCGACTCATCGAACCCCAAACCACAAGAACACATTGGCCGAACTGCTTGGCCACAAGGCACGCGTCGCGGTGGAGGAGCCGGAAGACGAAGAGTGCCTGGAATGCACGACGATCTATATCGGGAATTCACGCGACCGAGTCGAAGTGGATGAAAACGCATTTGATGTCAACGAAGATGTATCCTTCCGGGCTCGTTTGCGCCGGATCGATGATCTGTTTTTGTCAGTCGCAGCCAGCGCGGGTTGCGACGCGGTTGGAGTGATCCTCTCGGGAATGCTGGACGACGGTACGCGCGGTCTGAAAGCCATCGCCGACGCCGGTGGGGTCTGTATGATCCAATGCCCCGAGCAGGCAGAACGCGATTCAATGCCGCTGAACGCACTGTCCGCGGTCCCTTCCGCTCGAATCGGCATCACCGAGGAAATCATCAGCTGGTTAATGGAGATGTCCGCCGAGCGCGGAGCACTCTAG
- a CDS encoding polysaccharide biosynthesis/export family protein, with translation MSCSGHQILFTLGCLLAMASTGCSTLGLSLYPSGATLTSEAKDVLDASRIPGGIARENAKQVLPPRALQPGDALLIEPINLERDLRLPADQVVLADGTLDLGPYGRVIVAGRDLEQAESLIEQQIAHQIRQQESDCKQFASEQAASKQGSESNRPEPMPEDCDAIAVNVRLLEPVDRFYVLGEVNAPGAYPLSGSETVLDAIVSAGGLTSSANPCQILLARPTDPCECRVTLPVCYREIVQMGNTATNYQIQPGDRVFVASRSCLDELMFWRGSRPCERCSGCNRACRNPEYVTAKPMAMVHDAMIPPGSVGWMRLANERSQVGGLVEPDNIPADQDASLSDYLNTQDAQGNRGDSPSNADVDGELEFAPLSQ, from the coding sequence ATGAGTTGTTCTGGTCATCAGATTCTGTTCACGCTTGGTTGCTTGCTCGCAATGGCCAGCACCGGCTGCAGCACGCTGGGGCTGTCGCTGTATCCGTCCGGCGCGACGCTCACCAGCGAAGCAAAGGACGTCCTCGATGCCTCTCGAATCCCCGGCGGAATCGCTCGAGAGAATGCCAAGCAAGTCTTGCCACCGCGAGCCTTGCAGCCGGGTGATGCTCTGTTGATCGAGCCCATCAATCTGGAACGCGACCTGCGATTGCCGGCCGACCAAGTCGTCTTGGCGGACGGAACATTGGACCTGGGGCCTTACGGACGCGTCATCGTCGCCGGCCGCGATCTCGAGCAGGCGGAATCGCTCATCGAGCAACAAATTGCTCACCAGATTCGCCAGCAAGAATCCGACTGCAAACAATTCGCCAGCGAGCAAGCAGCCAGCAAACAAGGTTCGGAATCGAACCGACCGGAACCGATGCCCGAGGATTGCGACGCCATCGCAGTCAACGTTCGGCTTCTCGAACCAGTCGATCGCTTTTATGTGCTGGGTGAAGTCAATGCGCCAGGTGCATATCCGCTGTCCGGCTCAGAAACCGTGCTCGATGCAATCGTGTCAGCGGGCGGTTTGACATCCAGCGCCAATCCGTGCCAAATCCTGTTGGCTCGGCCAACCGATCCCTGTGAATGCCGCGTCACCTTGCCGGTTTGTTACCGCGAAATCGTTCAAATGGGAAACACGGCGACGAACTATCAGATCCAACCCGGTGATCGCGTTTTCGTCGCGTCGCGAAGCTGTTTGGATGAGCTGATGTTTTGGCGAGGCAGCCGTCCTTGCGAACGTTGTTCCGGATGCAACCGTGCCTGCCGCAACCCTGAGTACGTCACCGCCAAACCGATGGCCATGGTTCACGACGCCATGATTCCTCCCGGCAGTGTCGGCTGGATGCGATTGGCAAACGAGAGGTCACAAGTGGGAGGCCTCGTGGAGCCGGATAACATTCCGGCGGACCAAGACGCCAGCCTGAGCGACTACCTCAACACGCAAGATGCCCAAGGCAATCGCGGCGACTCCCCGAGCAATGCGGACGTCGACGGTGAACTCGAGTTTGCTCCACTCTCGCAGTAG
- a CDS encoding AsmA family protein, with translation MCTCIVIGVVTVFSSLAFAAQLSAQQPPAVQPPAVHPPAIQPPAIQPPAIQPPAIQPPAVQPPAVQENAAPADRYWESQWAFREIDVAKLAERLKSIGIDLGIPLEGNVTVQFEVGIPWTSLTDGAAYRFDGTLTSSRLVVDRFEFLDLRTTVRYRDGVATLSSLTGSAVESGEASNDPTKGNFTGSGSLELVPQGDASAKLKVDDISLAPITKLVASLFPSYEPMLPKDGELSGDVQFRAPIHRIDDIASYDLEGTFQADALELGGLPTADLKVGKVVIRDGRLRADKIDLQTTPTSNPSAVRMIGQADLPLTGNGPFSFEVAADDLPIGQVSEWIAASESSEQEGLVQGKLDFRIQGSGELNDRAEQLQWNIAGSLASPSIQVAGVDLGSFEHDVRFTPTNFALTPRRQSSELPSRFKVHRVESEYQLTETAFDLTSLTATLFGGQISGQATVPRRDQEDIVVDLNFRDIRPELRLPVSDSIELKIASTLSGELDWKVPLNRLSDPVAHRGAAKLIASSIMLGEASIGDLNANVSTNQGEFQFDLNGGLFGGTVQGSSTAQLIASDQCNDLPARLQASRLKFDGVSLDALVDLLARRKIGLTGKATGNVSVNFASPSGLGRVMPGTVIPDTTIDLELSQLKYRAQPLSRKLRLAGRIENDVLRIQSLRGDYADGSLSLHGLVYLVDGDRRIHPRFDTRLVASRVDLNLGLWFLGDTANQFLGRASGKATVTGHTESIRVRGNVDGRDLDIYGLPAGNAHSALVATANFQSSKWSVNFPSVRSRVGGGQLEGGLLLSSGRSGGVDLTSHWKTRRMDFVRLTDQLGRSSSLASGEISGEISLRGKSIQSIDDLSGRFDFQLGDTRGAAVPGLLAASRFLGPISLANQSFDVGEAKGIIGQGVVVLDEFWLGSDNALVQADGKVYLRSGRLDLNALIATGDYRDIAANFTQLAQQYALRSLLPASAILSVSELLRDRTLVVAVMGSTQSPIVRLRPVETFREETARFLLREGQRLILTGITAGAVDGIDGGF, from the coding sequence TTGTGCACGTGCATCGTCATCGGCGTCGTCACGGTGTTTTCGTCGCTGGCCTTTGCCGCACAACTTTCGGCCCAGCAACCCCCCGCAGTCCAACCCCCCGCAGTCCACCCACCTGCAATCCAGCCACCTGCAATCCAGCCACCTGCAATCCAGCCACCTGCAATCCAGCCACCTGCAGTCCAGCCACCTGCAGTCCAAGAAAACGCGGCCCCCGCGGATCGCTACTGGGAGAGCCAATGGGCGTTTCGTGAGATCGATGTTGCCAAACTGGCCGAGCGACTGAAATCCATTGGGATCGATCTCGGCATCCCGTTGGAAGGCAACGTGACGGTGCAGTTTGAAGTTGGCATTCCATGGACGTCCCTCACCGACGGAGCCGCCTACCGATTCGATGGAACACTGACCAGCTCACGCTTGGTTGTCGACCGTTTCGAATTTCTCGATCTGCGAACCACGGTCCGCTATCGAGATGGTGTTGCCACGCTGAGTTCGTTGACCGGCTCAGCCGTCGAATCCGGCGAGGCTTCCAACGATCCAACGAAAGGCAACTTCACAGGAAGCGGTTCACTTGAACTGGTTCCTCAAGGCGATGCGTCCGCCAAGTTGAAGGTGGACGACATCTCGCTGGCCCCCATCACCAAACTGGTCGCCTCGTTGTTCCCATCCTACGAGCCAATGCTCCCGAAGGATGGTGAGCTATCCGGAGACGTGCAGTTTCGAGCTCCCATCCACCGTATCGACGACATCGCCAGCTACGACTTGGAGGGAACCTTCCAAGCCGACGCCCTGGAACTTGGTGGATTGCCGACGGCGGATTTGAAGGTCGGCAAAGTGGTCATACGGGACGGTCGCCTGCGAGCCGACAAGATCGATCTGCAAACAACGCCGACGTCGAATCCTTCCGCCGTTCGAATGATCGGCCAAGCGGACCTTCCGCTGACCGGCAACGGACCGTTCTCTTTTGAAGTCGCCGCGGACGACCTTCCGATCGGGCAAGTGTCCGAATGGATCGCCGCCTCTGAATCATCCGAACAGGAAGGACTCGTTCAAGGCAAACTTGATTTTCGAATCCAAGGGTCAGGCGAACTGAACGATCGAGCGGAACAACTGCAATGGAACATCGCTGGGTCACTGGCGTCTCCATCGATCCAGGTCGCGGGCGTGGACCTCGGCTCGTTCGAGCACGATGTCCGCTTCACGCCAACCAACTTCGCTCTCACTCCGCGGCGGCAAAGTTCTGAGCTCCCCTCACGCTTCAAGGTGCATCGTGTCGAGTCCGAGTATCAACTCACGGAGACCGCTTTTGATTTGACATCGTTGACCGCCACTCTGTTCGGCGGACAAATCTCCGGCCAAGCGACCGTGCCTCGCCGTGATCAAGAAGACATTGTCGTGGATCTCAATTTTCGCGACATTCGACCTGAGCTACGACTTCCTGTCTCGGACAGCATTGAACTGAAAATTGCATCGACGCTGTCAGGTGAGCTTGACTGGAAGGTTCCATTGAACCGGCTGTCCGATCCGGTCGCACATCGTGGGGCAGCAAAGTTGATCGCCTCGTCCATCATGTTGGGCGAGGCTTCGATCGGTGATTTGAACGCGAACGTTTCGACCAACCAAGGTGAATTCCAGTTCGATTTGAACGGCGGCCTCTTTGGCGGAACGGTTCAAGGTAGCTCCACCGCACAACTGATTGCTTCGGATCAATGCAATGATTTGCCCGCACGGCTTCAAGCGTCACGACTGAAGTTTGATGGCGTTTCGTTGGACGCGTTGGTTGATTTGTTGGCACGTCGAAAGATCGGGCTGACCGGAAAGGCAACCGGCAACGTCTCGGTCAACTTCGCATCACCAAGCGGACTTGGCAGAGTGATGCCAGGCACTGTGATCCCAGACACAACGATCGATCTCGAACTGTCGCAGCTCAAGTATCGTGCTCAGCCGCTTTCGAGAAAACTGCGATTGGCTGGCCGAATTGAAAACGACGTGCTTCGGATTCAGTCTCTCAGAGGCGACTACGCGGACGGTTCGCTCAGCCTGCATGGACTGGTTTATTTGGTCGATGGCGACCGAAGGATTCACCCACGATTCGACACGCGATTGGTGGCATCCCGCGTGGATTTGAACCTCGGCCTTTGGTTCCTCGGCGATACCGCGAACCAGTTTCTTGGACGAGCCTCTGGCAAGGCAACCGTCACCGGTCACACTGAATCCATTCGTGTTCGAGGCAACGTCGACGGGCGAGACCTGGACATCTACGGCCTTCCCGCGGGCAACGCGCACAGTGCGTTGGTCGCGACCGCGAATTTTCAATCGTCCAAATGGAGCGTCAATTTTCCGTCGGTGCGTTCTCGCGTTGGCGGAGGTCAACTGGAAGGCGGCCTGCTACTTTCTTCAGGACGCTCTGGTGGCGTTGATTTAACGAGTCACTGGAAAACGCGGCGGATGGACTTCGTTCGATTGACAGATCAACTCGGTCGATCCAGTTCGCTGGCCAGCGGTGAAATTTCAGGCGAGATTTCGCTGCGTGGAAAGTCAATTCAATCCATCGATGATCTGTCAGGACGCTTTGATTTCCAGCTGGGCGACACTCGCGGTGCGGCCGTGCCTGGGTTGCTTGCTGCCTCGCGTTTTCTTGGACCGATCTCGCTGGCCAATCAGTCGTTTGATGTGGGCGAAGCCAAAGGCATCATTGGGCAAGGAGTCGTCGTGCTGGATGAGTTCTGGCTGGGGTCGGACAACGCGCTCGTGCAAGCGGATGGCAAGGTTTACTTGCGCAGCGGGCGTTTGGATTTGAACGCATTGATTGCGACGGGTGACTACCGCGACATCGCGGCAAACTTTACCCAATTGGCACAACAGTACGCTCTTCGCTCGCTTCTTCCCGCGTCTGCGATCCTCAGCGTCTCGGAACTGCTTCGCGACCGGACGCTGGTCGTGGCCGTGATGGGATCCACTCAAAGTCCGATCGTGCGGCTACGTCCCGTCGAAACATTCCGCGAAGAAACGGCCCGTTTCCTTCTTCGCGAAGGCCAACGATTGATTCTAACGGGAATCACCGCCGGCGCCGTCGATGGCATAGACGGCGGATTTTAA